One segment of Rhodopirellula baltica SH 1 DNA contains the following:
- a CDS encoding helix-turn-helix domain-containing protein, with translation MTLAMEHHFDQAVESQMRNFFRTLGEKDRRRYAAIEARKLPFGGIRYIAKVLGCCENTIASGIKELESLADGDPLEGRQRVEGGGRPKKN, from the coding sequence ATGACACTTGCAATGGAACACCACTTCGACCAAGCGGTCGAATCCCAGATGCGAAACTTTTTTCGGACTCTCGGCGAGAAGGATCGTCGACGCTACGCAGCGATCGAAGCCAGGAAGCTTCCTTTCGGAGGCATCCGCTACATCGCCAAAGTACTTGGCTGCTGTGAGAACACGATCGCAAGTGGCATCAAAGAGCTGGAGAGCCTTGCTGATGGTGATCCCCTGGAAGGACGCCAGCGAGTCGAAGGAGGTGGCCGCCCAAAAAAGAACTGA
- a CDS encoding tetratricopeptide repeat protein: MLQSVVKLLAKRDYEGVVRRLHSAGRTPAIRNTLGVCLLRLGRKEEALSVFRQFVLSSNGVLERSEVSSTCRRNFATALLVNGLVGGALDALNQSGEPNHPRATELRTCLRDWERSLSWWRWLDWKINRIVAKDSYVPLTFEPGELEFDVSLSDDARTFNESHGLPVGR; encoded by the coding sequence GTGCTGCAATCCGTCGTGAAGCTGTTGGCTAAACGCGATTACGAAGGTGTTGTCCGACGTCTGCATTCCGCGGGAAGAACGCCCGCGATTCGAAACACGTTGGGCGTCTGCCTTCTGCGATTGGGGCGGAAGGAAGAAGCCTTGTCGGTTTTCCGGCAATTCGTCTTGTCGTCCAACGGAGTGTTGGAACGGTCCGAGGTTTCCAGTACCTGCCGGCGGAATTTTGCCACCGCGTTGTTGGTAAACGGGTTGGTGGGTGGAGCGTTGGATGCGCTCAACCAGTCCGGTGAACCAAACCATCCACGTGCCACTGAGTTGCGAACCTGTCTTCGGGATTGGGAACGCTCGCTATCGTGGTGGCGATGGTTGGATTGGAAGATCAATCGCATTGTCGCGAAAGACAGCTATGTGCCGCTCACCTTCGAACCCGGTGAACTGGAGTTTGATGTGTCGTTGAGCGACGACGCTCGCACATTCAACGAAAGTCATGGCTTGCCAGTAGGACGATAA